Proteins encoded by one window of Macaca fascicularis isolate 582-1 chromosome 10, T2T-MFA8v1.1:
- the HDAC10 gene encoding polyamine deacetylase HDAC10 isoform X5 encodes MGTALVYHEDMTATRLLWDDPECEIERPERLTAALDRLRQRGLEQRCLRLSAREASKEELGLVHSPEYVSLVRKTQVLGEEELQALSGQFDAIYFHPSTFHCARLAAGAGLQLVDAVLTGAVQNGLALVRPPGHHSQRAAANGFCVFNNVAIAAAHAKQKHGLHRILIVDWDVHHGQGIQYLFEDDPSSGCSLGCPARSGWETLTTWLPSCTCCSHWPLSLTLSWCWSQQDLTQPSGTLRGKCRPRQSASPTSHICCRCWPAAGSAPCWSALESIQSARAAQAPYWKSLQLQGQCGQVLGCRIPPQAPCSGYDSELSLDVTPVPTSPSTHSPEGRPPPLLPGGPTCKAAAPAPAPSSLLDQLCLCPAPSVRTTVALTAPDITLVLPPDVIQQEGSALREETEAWARPHESLVREEALTALGKLLYLLDGMLDGQVNSGIAATPASAAAATLDVAIQRGLSHGAQRLLCVALGQLDRPPDLAHDGRTLWLNIGGKEAAALSMFHVATPLPVMTGGFLSCILGLVLPLAYGFQPDLVLVALGPGHGLQGPHAALLAAMLRGLAGGRVLALLEEDSTPQLAGILARVLRGEAPPSLGPSSVASPEDVQALMYLRGQLEPQWKMLQVRLIAEGPLPWGPALPQRSVGRAGQVSAENQLQCRRPAARLLPAPPPVVPSSPGGLKSAKVGAFTPQK; translated from the exons ATGGGGACCGCGCTTGTGTACCATGAGGACATGACGGCCACCCGGCTGCTCTGGGACGA CCCCGAGTGCGAGATTGAGCGCCCTGAGCGCCTGACCGCAGCCCTGGACCGCCTGCGGCAGCGCGGCCTGGAACAGAGGTGTCTGCGGTTGTCAGCCCGCGAGGCCTCGAAagaggagctgggcctggtgcACAG CCCAGAGTATGTGTCCCTGGTCAGGAAGACCCAGGTCCTAGGCGAGGAGGAGCTGCAAGCGCTGTCCGGACAGTTCGACGCCATCTACTTCCACCCG AGTACCTTTCACTGTGCACGCCTGGCCGCAGGGGCTGGACTGCAGCTGGTGGATGCTGTGCTCACGGGAGCTGTGCAAAACGGGCTTGCTCTGGTGAG GCCCCCCGGGCACCACAGCCAGAGGGCAGCTGCCAACGGGTTCTGCGTGTTCAACAACGTGGCCATAGCAGCTGCACATGCCAAGCAGAAGCACGGGCtacacag GATCCTCATCGTGGACTGGGATGTGCACCATGGCCAGGGGATCCAGTATCTCTTTGAGGATGACCCCAG TTCAGGATGTAGCCTGGGATGTCCTGCCAGGTCGGGATGGGAAACGCTGACTACGTGGCTGCCTTCCTGCACCTGCTGCTCCCACTGGCCTTTGAG TTTGACCCTGAGCTGGTGCTGGTCTCAGCAGGATTTGACTCAGCCATCGGGGACCCTGAG GGGCAAATGCAGGCCACGCCAGAGTGCTTCGCCCACCTCACACATCTGCTGCAGGTGCTGGCCGGCGGCCGGGTCTGCGCCATGCTGGAG TGCCCTGGAGTCCATCCAGAGTGCCCGTGCTGCCCAAGCCCCGTACTGGAAGAGCCTGCAGCTGCAAGGTCAGTGTGGCCAGGTGCTAGGCTGCAGGATCCCACCTCAGGCTCCGTGCAGTGGCTATGACTCTGAACTGTCCCTAGATGTGACCCCTGTGCCGACGAGCCCCAGCACCCACTCCCCAGAGGGGAGGCCTCCACCTCTGCTGCCTGGGGGTCCCACGTGTAAGGCAgctgcacctgcacctgcaccgAGCTCCCTCCTGGACCAGCTGTGCCTCTGCCCTGCACCCTCTGTCCGCACCACTGTTGCCCTGACAGCGccagatatcacactggtcctgCCCCCTGATGTCATCCAACAGGAAGGGTCAGCCCTGAGGGAGGAGACAGAAGCCTGGGCcag GCCACACGAGTCCCTGGTCCGGGAGGAGGCCCTCACTGCACTTGGGAAGCTCCTGTACCTCTTAGATGGGATGCTGGATGGGCAG GTGAACAGTGGCATCGCAGCCACTCCAGCCTCTGCTGCAGCAGCCACCCTGGATGTGGCTATTCAGAGAGGCCTGTCCCACGGAGCCCAGAG GCTGCTGTGTGTGGCCCTGGGACAGCTGGACCGGCCTCCAGACCTCGCCCATGACGG GAGGACTCTGTGGCTGAACATCGGGGGCAAGGAGGCAGCCGCCCTATCCATGTTCCATGTCGCCACGCCACTGCCAGTG ATGACTGGTGGCTTCCTGAGCTGCATCTTGGGCTTGGTACTGCCCCTGGCCTATGGCTTCCAGCCTGACCTGGTGCTAGTGGCGCTAGGGCCTGGCCATGGCCTGCAGGGCCCCCACGCTGCACTCCTGGCTGCCATGCTTCGGGGACTGGCAGGGGGCCGAGTCCtggccctcctggaggag GACTCCACACCCCAGCTAGCAGGGATCCTGGCCCGGGTGCTGCGTGGAGAGGCACCTCCTAGCCTAGGCCCTTCCTCTGTGGCCTCCCCGGAGGACGTCCAGGCTCTGATGTACCTGAGAGGGCAGCTGGAGCCTCAGTGGAAGATGCTGCAGGTGAGGCTGATTGCGGAGGGGCCTCTGCCCTGGGGCCCGGCTCTGCCGCAGAGGtcggtggggagggcagggcaagtGAGTGCTGAGAACCAGCTCCAGTGCAGAAGGCCAGCTGCGCGCCTCCTCCCGGCTCCTCCTCCTGTAGTGCCGTCCTCACCTGGTGGTTTGAAAtcggccaaggtgggtgcatttACGCCGCAGAAATGA
- the HDAC10 gene encoding polyamine deacetylase HDAC10 isoform X4, with product MGTALVYHEDMTATRLLWDDPECEIERPERLTAALDRLRQRGLEQRCLRLSAREASKEELGLVHSPEYVSLVRKTQVLGEEELQALSGQFDAIYFHPSTFHCARLAAGAGLQLVDAVLTGAVQNGLALVRPPGHHSQRAAANGFCVFNNVAIAAAHAKQKHGLHRILIVDWDVHHGQGIQYLFEDDPSVLYFSWHRYEHGRFWPFLRESDADAVGRGQGLGFTVNLPWNQVGMGNADYVAAFLHLLLPLAFEFDPELVLVSAGFDSAIGDPEGQMQATPECFAHLTHLLQVLAGGRVCAMLEGGYHLESLAESVCMTVQALLGDPAPPLSGLMVPCQSALESIQSARAAQAPYWKSLQLQGQCGQVLGCRIPPQAPCSGYDSELSLDVTPVPTSPSTHSPEGRPPPLLPGGPTCKAAAPAPAPSSLLDQLCLCPAPSVRTTVALTAPDITLVLPPDVIQQEGSALREETEAWARPHESLVREEALTALGKLLYLLDGMLDGQVNSGIAATPASAAAATLDVAIQRGLSHGAQRLLCVALGQLDRPPDLAHDGRTLWLNIGGKEAAALSMFHVATPLPVMTGGFLSCILGLVLPLAYGFQPDLVLVALGPGHGLQGPHAALLAAMLRGLAGGRVLALLEEDSTPQLAGILARVLRGEAPPSLGPSSVASPEDVQALMYLRGQLEPQWKMLQCRPHLVV from the exons ATGGGGACCGCGCTTGTGTACCATGAGGACATGACGGCCACCCGGCTGCTCTGGGACGA CCCCGAGTGCGAGATTGAGCGCCCTGAGCGCCTGACCGCAGCCCTGGACCGCCTGCGGCAGCGCGGCCTGGAACAGAGGTGTCTGCGGTTGTCAGCCCGCGAGGCCTCGAAagaggagctgggcctggtgcACAG CCCAGAGTATGTGTCCCTGGTCAGGAAGACCCAGGTCCTAGGCGAGGAGGAGCTGCAAGCGCTGTCCGGACAGTTCGACGCCATCTACTTCCACCCG AGTACCTTTCACTGTGCACGCCTGGCCGCAGGGGCTGGACTGCAGCTGGTGGATGCTGTGCTCACGGGAGCTGTGCAAAACGGGCTTGCTCTGGTGAG GCCCCCCGGGCACCACAGCCAGAGGGCAGCTGCCAACGGGTTCTGCGTGTTCAACAACGTGGCCATAGCAGCTGCACATGCCAAGCAGAAGCACGGGCtacacag GATCCTCATCGTGGACTGGGATGTGCACCATGGCCAGGGGATCCAGTATCTCTTTGAGGATGACCCCAG CGTCCTTTACTTCTCCTGGCACCGCTATGAGCATGGGCGTTTCTGGCCTTTCCTTCGAGAGTCAGATGCAGACGCAGTGGGGCGGGGACAGGGCCTCGGCTTCACTGTCAACCTGCCCTGGAACCAG GTCGGGATGGGAAACGCTGACTACGTGGCTGCCTTCCTGCACCTGCTGCTCCCACTGGCCTTTGAG TTTGACCCTGAGCTGGTGCTGGTCTCAGCAGGATTTGACTCAGCCATCGGGGACCCTGAG GGGCAAATGCAGGCCACGCCAGAGTGCTTCGCCCACCTCACACATCTGCTGCAGGTGCTGGCCGGCGGCCGGGTCTGCGCCATGCTGGAG GGCGGCTACCACCTGGAGTCACTGGCTGAGTCAGTGTGCATGACAGTACAGGCGCTGCTGGGCGACCCGGCTCCACCCCTGTCAGGGCTCATGGTGCCATGTCAGAG TGCCCTGGAGTCCATCCAGAGTGCCCGTGCTGCCCAAGCCCCGTACTGGAAGAGCCTGCAGCTGCAAGGTCAGTGTGGCCAGGTGCTAGGCTGCAGGATCCCACCTCAGGCTCCGTGCAGTGGCTATGACTCTGAACTGTCCCTAGATGTGACCCCTGTGCCGACGAGCCCCAGCACCCACTCCCCAGAGGGGAGGCCTCCACCTCTGCTGCCTGGGGGTCCCACGTGTAAGGCAgctgcacctgcacctgcaccgAGCTCCCTCCTGGACCAGCTGTGCCTCTGCCCTGCACCCTCTGTCCGCACCACTGTTGCCCTGACAGCGccagatatcacactggtcctgCCCCCTGATGTCATCCAACAGGAAGGGTCAGCCCTGAGGGAGGAGACAGAAGCCTGGGCcag GCCACACGAGTCCCTGGTCCGGGAGGAGGCCCTCACTGCACTTGGGAAGCTCCTGTACCTCTTAGATGGGATGCTGGATGGGCAG GTGAACAGTGGCATCGCAGCCACTCCAGCCTCTGCTGCAGCAGCCACCCTGGATGTGGCTATTCAGAGAGGCCTGTCCCACGGAGCCCAGAG GCTGCTGTGTGTGGCCCTGGGACAGCTGGACCGGCCTCCAGACCTCGCCCATGACGG GAGGACTCTGTGGCTGAACATCGGGGGCAAGGAGGCAGCCGCCCTATCCATGTTCCATGTCGCCACGCCACTGCCAGTG ATGACTGGTGGCTTCCTGAGCTGCATCTTGGGCTTGGTACTGCCCCTGGCCTATGGCTTCCAGCCTGACCTGGTGCTAGTGGCGCTAGGGCCTGGCCATGGCCTGCAGGGCCCCCACGCTGCACTCCTGGCTGCCATGCTTCGGGGACTGGCAGGGGGCCGAGTCCtggccctcctggaggag GACTCCACACCCCAGCTAGCAGGGATCCTGGCCCGGGTGCTGCGTGGAGAGGCACCTCCTAGCCTAGGCCCTTCCTCTGTGGCCTCCCCGGAGGACGTCCAGGCTCTGATGTACCTGAGAGGGCAGCTGGAGCCTCAGTGGAAGATGCTGCAG TGCCGTCCTCACCTGGTGGTTTGA
- the HDAC10 gene encoding polyamine deacetylase HDAC10 isoform X6, whose amino-acid sequence MGTALVYHEDMTATRLLWDDPECEIERPERLTAALDRLRQRGLEQRCLRLSAREASKEELGLVHSPEYVSLVRKTQVLGEEELQALSGQFDAIYFHPSTFHCARLAAGAGLQLVDAVLTGAVQNGLALVRPPGHHSQRAAANGFCVFNNVAIAAAHAKQKHGLHRILIVDWDVHHGQGIQYLFEDDPRSGWETLTTWLPSCTCCSHWPLSLTLSWCWSQQDLTQPSGTLRGKCRPRQSASPTSHICCRCWPAAGSAPCWSALESIQSARAAQAPYWKSLQLQGQCGQVLGCRIPPQAPCSGYDSELSLDVTPVPTSPSTHSPEGRPPPLLPGGPTCKAAAPAPAPSSLLDQLCLCPAPSVRTTVALTAPDITLVLPPDVIQQEGSALREETEAWARPHESLVREEALTALGKLLYLLDGMLDGQVNSGIAATPASAAAATLDVAIQRGLSHGAQRLLCVALGQLDRPPDLAHDGRTLWLNIGGKEAAALSMFHVATPLPVMTGGFLSCILGLVLPLAYGFQPDLVLVALGPGHGLQGPHAALLAAMLRGLAGGRVLALLEEDSTPQLAGILARVLRGEAPPSLGPSSVASPEDVQALMYLRGQLEPQWKMLQVRLIAEGPLPWGPALPQRSVGRAGQVSAENQLQCRRPAARLLPAPPPVVPSSPGGLKSAKVGAFTPQK is encoded by the exons ATGGGGACCGCGCTTGTGTACCATGAGGACATGACGGCCACCCGGCTGCTCTGGGACGA CCCCGAGTGCGAGATTGAGCGCCCTGAGCGCCTGACCGCAGCCCTGGACCGCCTGCGGCAGCGCGGCCTGGAACAGAGGTGTCTGCGGTTGTCAGCCCGCGAGGCCTCGAAagaggagctgggcctggtgcACAG CCCAGAGTATGTGTCCCTGGTCAGGAAGACCCAGGTCCTAGGCGAGGAGGAGCTGCAAGCGCTGTCCGGACAGTTCGACGCCATCTACTTCCACCCG AGTACCTTTCACTGTGCACGCCTGGCCGCAGGGGCTGGACTGCAGCTGGTGGATGCTGTGCTCACGGGAGCTGTGCAAAACGGGCTTGCTCTGGTGAG GCCCCCCGGGCACCACAGCCAGAGGGCAGCTGCCAACGGGTTCTGCGTGTTCAACAACGTGGCCATAGCAGCTGCACATGCCAAGCAGAAGCACGGGCtacacag GATCCTCATCGTGGACTGGGATGTGCACCATGGCCAGGGGATCCAGTATCTCTTTGAGGATGACCCCAG GTCGGGATGGGAAACGCTGACTACGTGGCTGCCTTCCTGCACCTGCTGCTCCCACTGGCCTTTGAG TTTGACCCTGAGCTGGTGCTGGTCTCAGCAGGATTTGACTCAGCCATCGGGGACCCTGAG GGGCAAATGCAGGCCACGCCAGAGTGCTTCGCCCACCTCACACATCTGCTGCAGGTGCTGGCCGGCGGCCGGGTCTGCGCCATGCTGGAG TGCCCTGGAGTCCATCCAGAGTGCCCGTGCTGCCCAAGCCCCGTACTGGAAGAGCCTGCAGCTGCAAGGTCAGTGTGGCCAGGTGCTAGGCTGCAGGATCCCACCTCAGGCTCCGTGCAGTGGCTATGACTCTGAACTGTCCCTAGATGTGACCCCTGTGCCGACGAGCCCCAGCACCCACTCCCCAGAGGGGAGGCCTCCACCTCTGCTGCCTGGGGGTCCCACGTGTAAGGCAgctgcacctgcacctgcaccgAGCTCCCTCCTGGACCAGCTGTGCCTCTGCCCTGCACCCTCTGTCCGCACCACTGTTGCCCTGACAGCGccagatatcacactggtcctgCCCCCTGATGTCATCCAACAGGAAGGGTCAGCCCTGAGGGAGGAGACAGAAGCCTGGGCcag GCCACACGAGTCCCTGGTCCGGGAGGAGGCCCTCACTGCACTTGGGAAGCTCCTGTACCTCTTAGATGGGATGCTGGATGGGCAG GTGAACAGTGGCATCGCAGCCACTCCAGCCTCTGCTGCAGCAGCCACCCTGGATGTGGCTATTCAGAGAGGCCTGTCCCACGGAGCCCAGAG GCTGCTGTGTGTGGCCCTGGGACAGCTGGACCGGCCTCCAGACCTCGCCCATGACGG GAGGACTCTGTGGCTGAACATCGGGGGCAAGGAGGCAGCCGCCCTATCCATGTTCCATGTCGCCACGCCACTGCCAGTG ATGACTGGTGGCTTCCTGAGCTGCATCTTGGGCTTGGTACTGCCCCTGGCCTATGGCTTCCAGCCTGACCTGGTGCTAGTGGCGCTAGGGCCTGGCCATGGCCTGCAGGGCCCCCACGCTGCACTCCTGGCTGCCATGCTTCGGGGACTGGCAGGGGGCCGAGTCCtggccctcctggaggag GACTCCACACCCCAGCTAGCAGGGATCCTGGCCCGGGTGCTGCGTGGAGAGGCACCTCCTAGCCTAGGCCCTTCCTCTGTGGCCTCCCCGGAGGACGTCCAGGCTCTGATGTACCTGAGAGGGCAGCTGGAGCCTCAGTGGAAGATGCTGCAGGTGAGGCTGATTGCGGAGGGGCCTCTGCCCTGGGGCCCGGCTCTGCCGCAGAGGtcggtggggagggcagggcaagtGAGTGCTGAGAACCAGCTCCAGTGCAGAAGGCCAGCTGCGCGCCTCCTCCCGGCTCCTCCTCCTGTAGTGCCGTCCTCACCTGGTGGTTTGAAAtcggccaaggtgggtgcatttACGCCGCAGAAATGA
- the HDAC10 gene encoding polyamine deacetylase HDAC10 isoform X2 — translation MGTALVYHEDMTATRLLWDDPECEIERPERLTAALDRLRQRGLEQRCLRLSAREASKEELGLVHSPEYVSLVRKTQVLGEEELQALSGQFDAIYFHPSTFHCARLAAGAGLQLVDAVLTGAVQNGLALVRPPGHHSQRAAANGFCVFNNVAIAAAHAKQKHGLHRILIVDWDVHHGQGIQYLFEDDPSVLYFSWHRYEHGRFWPFLRESDADAVGRGQGLGFTVNLPWNQVGMGNADYVAAFLHLLLPLAFEFDPELVLVSAGFDSAIGDPEGQMQATPECFAHLTHLLQVLAGGRVCAMLEGGYHLESLAESVCMTVQALLGDPAPPLSGLMVPCQSALESIQSARAAQAPYWKSLQLQDVTPVPTSPSTHSPEGRPPPLLPGGPTCKAAAPAPAPSSLLDQLCLCPAPSVRTTVALTAPDITLVLPPDVIQQEGSALREETEAWARPHESLVREEALTALGKLLYLLDGMLDGQVNSGIAATPASAAAATLDVAIQRGLSHGAQRLLCVALGQLDRPPDLAHDGRTLWLNIGGKEAAALSMFHVATPLPVMTGGFLSCILGLVLPLAYGFQPDLVLVALGPGHGLQGPHAALLAAMLRGLAGGRVLALLEEDSTPQLAGILARVLRGEAPPSLGPSSVASPEDVQALMYLRGQLEPQWKMLQVRLIAEGPLPWGPALPQRSVGRAGQVSAENQLQCRRPAARLLPAPPPVVPSSPGGLKSAKVGAFTPQK, via the exons ATGGGGACCGCGCTTGTGTACCATGAGGACATGACGGCCACCCGGCTGCTCTGGGACGA CCCCGAGTGCGAGATTGAGCGCCCTGAGCGCCTGACCGCAGCCCTGGACCGCCTGCGGCAGCGCGGCCTGGAACAGAGGTGTCTGCGGTTGTCAGCCCGCGAGGCCTCGAAagaggagctgggcctggtgcACAG CCCAGAGTATGTGTCCCTGGTCAGGAAGACCCAGGTCCTAGGCGAGGAGGAGCTGCAAGCGCTGTCCGGACAGTTCGACGCCATCTACTTCCACCCG AGTACCTTTCACTGTGCACGCCTGGCCGCAGGGGCTGGACTGCAGCTGGTGGATGCTGTGCTCACGGGAGCTGTGCAAAACGGGCTTGCTCTGGTGAG GCCCCCCGGGCACCACAGCCAGAGGGCAGCTGCCAACGGGTTCTGCGTGTTCAACAACGTGGCCATAGCAGCTGCACATGCCAAGCAGAAGCACGGGCtacacag GATCCTCATCGTGGACTGGGATGTGCACCATGGCCAGGGGATCCAGTATCTCTTTGAGGATGACCCCAG CGTCCTTTACTTCTCCTGGCACCGCTATGAGCATGGGCGTTTCTGGCCTTTCCTTCGAGAGTCAGATGCAGACGCAGTGGGGCGGGGACAGGGCCTCGGCTTCACTGTCAACCTGCCCTGGAACCAG GTCGGGATGGGAAACGCTGACTACGTGGCTGCCTTCCTGCACCTGCTGCTCCCACTGGCCTTTGAG TTTGACCCTGAGCTGGTGCTGGTCTCAGCAGGATTTGACTCAGCCATCGGGGACCCTGAG GGGCAAATGCAGGCCACGCCAGAGTGCTTCGCCCACCTCACACATCTGCTGCAGGTGCTGGCCGGCGGCCGGGTCTGCGCCATGCTGGAG GGCGGCTACCACCTGGAGTCACTGGCTGAGTCAGTGTGCATGACAGTACAGGCGCTGCTGGGCGACCCGGCTCCACCCCTGTCAGGGCTCATGGTGCCATGTCAGAG TGCCCTGGAGTCCATCCAGAGTGCCCGTGCTGCCCAAGCCCCGTACTGGAAGAGCCTGCAGCTGCAAG ATGTGACCCCTGTGCCGACGAGCCCCAGCACCCACTCCCCAGAGGGGAGGCCTCCACCTCTGCTGCCTGGGGGTCCCACGTGTAAGGCAgctgcacctgcacctgcaccgAGCTCCCTCCTGGACCAGCTGTGCCTCTGCCCTGCACCCTCTGTCCGCACCACTGTTGCCCTGACAGCGccagatatcacactggtcctgCCCCCTGATGTCATCCAACAGGAAGGGTCAGCCCTGAGGGAGGAGACAGAAGCCTGGGCcag GCCACACGAGTCCCTGGTCCGGGAGGAGGCCCTCACTGCACTTGGGAAGCTCCTGTACCTCTTAGATGGGATGCTGGATGGGCAG GTGAACAGTGGCATCGCAGCCACTCCAGCCTCTGCTGCAGCAGCCACCCTGGATGTGGCTATTCAGAGAGGCCTGTCCCACGGAGCCCAGAG GCTGCTGTGTGTGGCCCTGGGACAGCTGGACCGGCCTCCAGACCTCGCCCATGACGG GAGGACTCTGTGGCTGAACATCGGGGGCAAGGAGGCAGCCGCCCTATCCATGTTCCATGTCGCCACGCCACTGCCAGTG ATGACTGGTGGCTTCCTGAGCTGCATCTTGGGCTTGGTACTGCCCCTGGCCTATGGCTTCCAGCCTGACCTGGTGCTAGTGGCGCTAGGGCCTGGCCATGGCCTGCAGGGCCCCCACGCTGCACTCCTGGCTGCCATGCTTCGGGGACTGGCAGGGGGCCGAGTCCtggccctcctggaggag GACTCCACACCCCAGCTAGCAGGGATCCTGGCCCGGGTGCTGCGTGGAGAGGCACCTCCTAGCCTAGGCCCTTCCTCTGTGGCCTCCCCGGAGGACGTCCAGGCTCTGATGTACCTGAGAGGGCAGCTGGAGCCTCAGTGGAAGATGCTGCAGGTGAGGCTGATTGCGGAGGGGCCTCTGCCCTGGGGCCCGGCTCTGCCGCAGAGGtcggtggggagggcagggcaagtGAGTGCTGAGAACCAGCTCCAGTGCAGAAGGCCAGCTGCGCGCCTCCTCCCGGCTCCTCCTCCTGTAGTGCCGTCCTCACCTGGTGGTTTGAAAtcggccaaggtgggtgcatttACGCCGCAGAAATGA
- the HDAC10 gene encoding polyamine deacetylase HDAC10 isoform X23, with protein sequence MGTALVYHEDMTATRLLWDDPEYVSLVRKTQVLGEEELQALSGQFDAIYFHPSTFHCARLAAGAGLQLVDAVLTGAVQNGLALVRPPGHHSQRAAANGFCVFNNVAIAAAHAKQKHGLHRILIVDWDVHHGQGIQYLFEDDPRSGWETLTTWLPSCTCCSHWPLSLTLSWCWSQQDLTQPSGTLRGKCRPRQSASPTSHICCRCWPAAGSAPCWSALESIQSARAAQAPYWKSLQLQDVTPVPTSPSTHSPEGRPPPLLPGGPTCKAAAPAPAPSSLLDQLCLCPAPSVRTTVALTAPDITLVLPPDVIQQEGSALREETEAWARPHESLVREEALTALGKLLYLLDGMLDGQVNSGIAATPASAAAATLDVAIQRGLSHGAQRLLCVALGQLDRPPDLAHDGRTLWLNIGGKEAAALSMFHVATPLPVMTGGFLSCILGLVLPLAYGFQPDLVLVALGPGHGLQGPHAALLAAMLRGLAGGRVLALLEEDSTPQLAGILARVLRGEAPPSLGPSSVASPEDVQALMYLRGQLEPQWKMLQCRPHLVV encoded by the exons ATGGGGACCGCGCTTGTGTACCATGAGGACATGACGGCCACCCGGCTGCTCTGGGACGA CCCAGAGTATGTGTCCCTGGTCAGGAAGACCCAGGTCCTAGGCGAGGAGGAGCTGCAAGCGCTGTCCGGACAGTTCGACGCCATCTACTTCCACCCG AGTACCTTTCACTGTGCACGCCTGGCCGCAGGGGCTGGACTGCAGCTGGTGGATGCTGTGCTCACGGGAGCTGTGCAAAACGGGCTTGCTCTGGTGAG GCCCCCCGGGCACCACAGCCAGAGGGCAGCTGCCAACGGGTTCTGCGTGTTCAACAACGTGGCCATAGCAGCTGCACATGCCAAGCAGAAGCACGGGCtacacag GATCCTCATCGTGGACTGGGATGTGCACCATGGCCAGGGGATCCAGTATCTCTTTGAGGATGACCCCAG GTCGGGATGGGAAACGCTGACTACGTGGCTGCCTTCCTGCACCTGCTGCTCCCACTGGCCTTTGAG TTTGACCCTGAGCTGGTGCTGGTCTCAGCAGGATTTGACTCAGCCATCGGGGACCCTGAG GGGCAAATGCAGGCCACGCCAGAGTGCTTCGCCCACCTCACACATCTGCTGCAGGTGCTGGCCGGCGGCCGGGTCTGCGCCATGCTGGAG TGCCCTGGAGTCCATCCAGAGTGCCCGTGCTGCCCAAGCCCCGTACTGGAAGAGCCTGCAGCTGCAAG ATGTGACCCCTGTGCCGACGAGCCCCAGCACCCACTCCCCAGAGGGGAGGCCTCCACCTCTGCTGCCTGGGGGTCCCACGTGTAAGGCAgctgcacctgcacctgcaccgAGCTCCCTCCTGGACCAGCTGTGCCTCTGCCCTGCACCCTCTGTCCGCACCACTGTTGCCCTGACAGCGccagatatcacactggtcctgCCCCCTGATGTCATCCAACAGGAAGGGTCAGCCCTGAGGGAGGAGACAGAAGCCTGGGCcag GCCACACGAGTCCCTGGTCCGGGAGGAGGCCCTCACTGCACTTGGGAAGCTCCTGTACCTCTTAGATGGGATGCTGGATGGGCAG GTGAACAGTGGCATCGCAGCCACTCCAGCCTCTGCTGCAGCAGCCACCCTGGATGTGGCTATTCAGAGAGGCCTGTCCCACGGAGCCCAGAG GCTGCTGTGTGTGGCCCTGGGACAGCTGGACCGGCCTCCAGACCTCGCCCATGACGG GAGGACTCTGTGGCTGAACATCGGGGGCAAGGAGGCAGCCGCCCTATCCATGTTCCATGTCGCCACGCCACTGCCAGTG ATGACTGGTGGCTTCCTGAGCTGCATCTTGGGCTTGGTACTGCCCCTGGCCTATGGCTTCCAGCCTGACCTGGTGCTAGTGGCGCTAGGGCCTGGCCATGGCCTGCAGGGCCCCCACGCTGCACTCCTGGCTGCCATGCTTCGGGGACTGGCAGGGGGCCGAGTCCtggccctcctggaggag GACTCCACACCCCAGCTAGCAGGGATCCTGGCCCGGGTGCTGCGTGGAGAGGCACCTCCTAGCCTAGGCCCTTCCTCTGTGGCCTCCCCGGAGGACGTCCAGGCTCTGATGTACCTGAGAGGGCAGCTGGAGCCTCAGTGGAAGATGCTGCAG TGCCGTCCTCACCTGGTGGTTTGA